A genomic segment from Arcobacter sp. CECT 8986 encodes:
- the rpsC gene encoding 30S ribosomal protein S3 — translation MGQKVNPIGLRLGINRNWESRWFPSFEKMPTNVAEDDKIRKFVKKELYYAGVAQTIVERTAKKVRVTIVAARPGIIIGKKGADVEKLKANLSKLVGKEIAVNIKEERKPQISGQLAAENVAQQLERRVAFRRAMKRVMQNALKSGAKGIKVSVSGRLGGAEMARTEWYLEGRVPLHTLRARIDYGFAEAHTTYGCIGIKVWIFKGEVLAKGIPAEKAETSKPKRRPSKRRGK, via the coding sequence ATGGGTCAAAAAGTTAATCCAATAGGTTTAAGATTAGGTATCAATAGAAACTGGGAATCTAGATGGTTTCCTTCATTCGAAAAAATGCCAACTAACGTTGCAGAAGATGATAAAATTAGAAAATTCGTTAAAAAAGAATTATACTATGCAGGTGTTGCTCAAACTATCGTAGAAAGAACTGCTAAAAAAGTTAGAGTTACTATCGTTGCTGCTAGACCTGGTATTATCATTGGTAAAAAAGGTGCAGATGTTGAAAAATTAAAAGCAAATCTTTCTAAATTAGTTGGTAAAGAAATTGCTGTTAATATCAAAGAAGAAAGAAAACCACAAATCTCTGGTCAACTTGCTGCTGAAAATGTTGCTCAACAATTAGAAAGAAGAGTTGCATTCAGAAGAGCTATGAAAAGAGTTATGCAAAATGCACTTAAATCTGGTGCAAAAGGAATTAAAGTTTCTGTTTCTGGTAGACTTGGTGGAGCTGAAATGGCTAGAACTGAGTGGTACTTAGAAGGTAGAGTTCCTTTACATACTTTAAGAGCAAGAATTGATTACGGTTTTGCTGAAGCTCATACAACTTATGGTTGTATTGGTATTAAAGTTTGGATTTTCAAAGGTGAAGTACTTGCGAAAGGTATCCCTGCAGAAAAAGCTGAAACTTCTAAACCAAAAAGAAGACCAAGTAAAAGAAGAGGTAAATAA
- the rplP gene encoding 50S ribosomal protein L16 → MLMPKRTKYRKQMKGRNRGKAQRGNFLAYGDFGLKALEHGRIDSRQIEAARIAMTRKVKRQAKVWIKVFPDKPLTAKPLETRMGKGKGAVDKWVMNIKPGRICFEMAGVSEELSREALTLAQHKLPFKTKIVSRDSENELY, encoded by the coding sequence ATGTTAATGCCTAAAAGAACAAAATACAGAAAGCAAATGAAAGGACGAAATAGAGGTAAAGCTCAAAGAGGTAACTTTTTAGCTTACGGTGATTTCGGACTTAAAGCTTTAGAACATGGTAGAATTGACTCAAGACAAATTGAAGCTGCCAGAATTGCAATGACAAGAAAAGTTAAGAGACAAGCAAAAGTATGGATTAAAGTTTTCCCAGATAAACCACTTACTGCTAAACCATTAGAAACAAGAATGGGTAAAGGTAAAGGTGCAGTTGACAAATGGGTTATGAATATTAAGCCTGGTAGAATTTGTTTCGAAATGGCGGGTGTTAGTGAAGAGTTATCAAGAGAAGCTTTAACTTTAGCTCAACATAAATTACCATTTAAGACTAAAATTGTAAGTAGAGATAGCGAAAATGAATTATACTGA
- the rpmC gene encoding 50S ribosomal protein L29 — MNYTDIKDKSLTELNELLKEKKVLLFELKAKLKTMQLTNTSELKAVKRDIARIQTAITAAK; from the coding sequence ATGAATTATACTGATATTAAAGATAAAAGCTTAACAGAGTTAAACGAGTTATTAAAAGAGAAAAAGGTGCTTCTTTTTGAATTAAAAGCAAAGCTAAAAACTATGCAGTTAACAAATACATCTGAATTAAAAGCGGTTAAAAGAGATATCGCTAGAATTCAAACAGCTATTACTGCAGCTAAGTAA
- the rpsQ gene encoding 30S ribosomal protein S17 produces the protein MSTHKREIHGVVVKRSGDKTASVLVTRQVLHPKYHKTVKRFKKYLVHDEKNELNVGDTVVAIECRPLSKTKSFRLKKIVATGVK, from the coding sequence ATGAGTACACATAAAAGAGAGATTCATGGTGTTGTGGTAAAAAGATCTGGAGATAAAACTGCTTCTGTATTAGTTACAAGACAAGTTTTACACCCTAAATATCACAAAACTGTTAAAAGATTTAAAAAATACTTAGTTCATGATGAAAAAAATGAATTAAATGTTGGTGACACAGTAGTTGCTATTGAGTGTAGACCATTATCAAAAACTAAATCTTTTAGATTAAAGAAAATTGTAGCTACAGGAGTTAAATAA
- the rplN gene encoding 50S ribosomal protein L14 has translation MIQSFTRLNVADNTGAKEIMCIKVLGGSKRRYATVGDVIVASVKKALPTGKVKKGQVVKAVVVRTHKEVQRENGSLIRFDDNAAVILDAKKEPIGTRIFGPVAREVRYSGFMKIVSLAPEVL, from the coding sequence ATGATTCAAAGTTTTACTAGATTAAACGTAGCTGATAATACTGGTGCAAAAGAGATTATGTGTATCAAAGTTTTAGGTGGTTCTAAAAGAAGATACGCAACAGTTGGTGACGTTATCGTTGCTTCTGTAAAAAAAGCTCTTCCAACTGGTAAAGTTAAAAAAGGTCAAGTTGTTAAAGCAGTAGTTGTAAGAACACATAAAGAAGTTCAAAGAGAAAATGGATCTTTAATTAGATTTGATGATAATGCTGCAGTTATCCTTGATGCTAAAAAAGAACCAATTGGAACAAGAATTTTTGGACCTGTAGCTAGAGAAGTTAGATATTCAGGTTTTATGAAAATTGTTTCACTTGCTCCGGAGGTATTATAA
- the rplX gene encoding 50S ribosomal protein L24, protein MAIKLKIKKGDTVKIIAGDDKGKTGEVLQVLPKQNKVIVKDCKVAKKTVKPSEENKDGGFVNKEMPIDISNVAKVEGK, encoded by the coding sequence ATGGCTATTAAATTAAAAATTAAAAAAGGTGATACTGTAAAAATTATCGCTGGTGACGACAAAGGTAAAACTGGTGAAGTTTTACAAGTGTTACCAAAACAAAATAAAGTAATCGTAAAAGATTGCAAAGTAGCTAAAAAAACTGTTAAACCATCAGAAGAAAATAAAGATGGTGGATTTGTTAACAAAGAGATGCCTATTGATATCTCAAATGTAGCAAAAGTAGAAGGTAAATAA
- the rplE gene encoding 50S ribosomal protein L5 → MAARLLEKYKNEIKPALEAEFPKNKMLTAKLDKVVISVGAGEAMKDSKLMQNIQDTISLISGQHAVKVIAKKSVAGFKVREGSPVGVKVTLRGENMYNFLDKLCSIALPRVKDFRGLKRNGFDGQGNFNFGLDEQLMFPEVVYDNIIKTHGMNISISTSADNDAEAFRLLELVGIPFTKGRA, encoded by the coding sequence ATGGCAGCAAGATTATTAGAAAAATATAAAAATGAAATAAAACCAGCTTTAGAAGCAGAGTTCCCAAAAAACAAAATGTTAACTGCAAAGTTAGATAAAGTAGTTATCTCTGTTGGTGCGGGTGAAGCTATGAAAGATAGTAAATTAATGCAAAACATTCAAGATACTATCTCTTTAATTTCTGGTCAACACGCAGTTAAAGTTATCGCTAAAAAATCAGTTGCTGGTTTTAAAGTAAGAGAAGGTTCACCAGTAGGAGTTAAAGTAACTCTAAGAGGTGAAAATATGTATAATTTCTTAGATAAACTTTGTTCAATTGCATTACCTAGAGTAAAAGACTTTAGAGGTCTTAAAAGAAATGGATTTGATGGTCAAGGAAACTTTAACTTCGGTTTAGACGAGCAGTTAATGTTCCCAGAAGTAGTTTATGATAACATTATCAAAACTCACGGTATGAATATTTCAATTTCTACAAGTGCAGATAATGATGCTGAAGCTTTCAGATTATTAGAGCTTGTTGGAATTCCATTTACTAAAGGAAGAGCGTAA
- a CDS encoding type Z 30S ribosomal protein S14, producing MAKKSMIAKQKRTPKFSSRAYTRCSVCGRPHSVYKDFGLCRVCLRKMANDGLLPGVRKSSW from the coding sequence ATGGCAAAGAAATCTATGATTGCTAAACAAAAGAGAACTCCTAAGTTCTCTTCAAGAGCATATACAAGATGTTCAGTGTGTGGAAGACCACACTCAGTATACAAAGATTTTGGTCTTTGTAGAGTTTGTTTAAGAAAAATGGCTAACGACGGGTTACTTCCTGGTGTTAGAAAATCTAGTTGGTAG
- the rpsH gene encoding 30S ribosomal protein S8, whose amino-acid sequence MMNDLIADALTRIRNAAMRKLEVATLLHSNAVVGILEVLQQKEYIESYKVIDGESNKKTVQVTLKYDDNDNSVINELKRVSKPGRRVYKSFDELKNFKSGYGTIIVTTNKGIIANDEAYASKVGGEVLCTVW is encoded by the coding sequence ATGATGAATGATTTAATCGCAGATGCTTTAACTAGAATTAGAAATGCTGCAATGAGAAAATTAGAAGTTGCAACATTATTACACTCTAATGCAGTTGTAGGTATTCTAGAAGTATTACAACAAAAAGAGTATATTGAAAGTTACAAAGTTATCGATGGTGAGAGCAACAAAAAAACTGTACAAGTTACATTAAAATATGATGATAATGATAACTCTGTAATCAATGAACTAAAAAGAGTTTCTAAACCTGGAAGAAGAGTTTATAAATCTTTTGATGAATTAAAAAACTTTAAAAGTGGATACGGTACTATTATTGTTACAACTAACAAAGGTATCATTGCTAACGATGAAGCTTATGCTTCAAAAGTTGGTGGTGAAGTACTGTGTACAGTATGGTAG
- the rplF gene encoding 50S ribosomal protein L6 — MSRIGKKPISIPNGIEVSVEGTVVNVKKGSKVSSIETHGRVEIEVADSQVVLTKVGEEKEAAAFWGTYRALINNAVEGLEKGFSKSLEINGVGYRAAVKGKVLELQLGYSHPINYDIPEGLEISVEKNLIHVKGADKQQVGQAAAIIRGFRKPEPYKGKGVKYVEEHIVRKAGKTAK; from the coding sequence ATGTCTAGAATTGGAAAAAAACCTATCTCAATACCAAATGGAATTGAAGTATCTGTTGAAGGTACAGTTGTAAACGTTAAAAAAGGAAGTAAAGTTTCTTCTATTGAAACTCACGGTAGAGTTGAAATCGAAGTTGCTGATAGCCAAGTAGTTCTTACAAAAGTTGGAGAAGAAAAAGAAGCTGCAGCTTTCTGGGGAACTTATAGAGCATTAATTAATAACGCTGTAGAGGGTCTTGAAAAAGGATTCTCTAAATCTTTAGAAATCAACGGTGTTGGTTATAGAGCAGCTGTTAAAGGTAAAGTTCTTGAGCTACAATTAGGATACTCTCACCCAATCAATTACGATATCCCTGAGGGATTAGAAATTAGCGTTGAGAAAAACTTAATTCACGTAAAAGGTGCTGACAAACAACAAGTTGGTCAAGCTGCTGCAATTATTAGAGGCTTTAGAAAACCAGAACCATACAAAGGTAAAGGTGTTAAATATGTTGAAGAGCATATTGTAAGAAAAGCCGGTAAAACTGCGAAGTAA
- the rplR gene encoding 50S ribosomal protein L18: protein MSRAKEIAKKNALRLRRKRRVRGNITGTSEKPRVTITKSNKYVSAQVIDDVAGNTLAAVSSKTLGLSVTKESASKAAAKLAEDLKAKNIDTVVFDRNGYLYHGVVAAFADALRENGIKL, encoded by the coding sequence ATGAGTAGAGCAAAAGAAATAGCAAAAAAGAATGCTTTAAGATTAAGAAGAAAAAGAAGAGTTAGAGGTAATATCACTGGTACTAGTGAAAAACCAAGAGTTACTATTACAAAATCTAACAAATATGTTTCAGCACAAGTTATTGACGATGTTGCTGGTAACACTTTAGCTGCAGTAAGTTCTAAAACTTTAGGATTAAGCGTAACTAAAGAGAGTGCTTCTAAAGCAGCTGCTAAATTAGCAGAAGATTTAAAAGCAAAAAATATAGATACTGTTGTTTTTGATAGAAATGGATATCTGTATCATGGTGTGGTTGCAGCATTTGCTGATGCACTTAGAGAAAATGGAATTAAACTATAA
- the rpsE gene encoding 30S ribosomal protein S5, with translation MAAVNREDFQEAIVKIGRVTKVVKGGRRFRFTALVVVGDKNGTVGFGTGKAKEVPDAIKKALDDAFKSLVKVSIKGTTIAHDIEHKYNSSKILLKPASEGTGLIAGGAARPVLELSGVKDIIAKSLGSNNPNNLVQATVEALARIKG, from the coding sequence ATGGCAGCAGTAAATAGAGAAGATTTTCAAGAAGCAATCGTTAAAATCGGAAGAGTAACAAAAGTTGTAAAGGGTGGTAGAAGATTCAGATTTACAGCTTTAGTTGTTGTTGGTGATAAAAATGGTACAGTAGGTTTTGGAACTGGTAAAGCAAAAGAGGTTCCAGATGCGATTAAAAAAGCTTTAGATGATGCATTCAAATCATTAGTAAAAGTTTCTATTAAAGGAACTACAATTGCTCATGATATTGAACATAAATATAACTCAAGTAAAATTTTACTTAAACCAGCATCAGAAGGTACAGGGCTTATCGCAGGTGGTGCAGCTAGACCAGTACTAGAATTATCAGGTGTTAAAGATATTATTGCAAAATCTTTAGGATCAAACAATCCAAATAACCTTGTGCAAGCTACAGTAGAAGCTTTAGCTAGAATTAAAGGATAA
- the rplO gene encoding 50S ribosomal protein L15 yields the protein MALNNLQPAEGSTKNVKRVGRGQGSGMGKTSTKGQKGQKSRSGFKNKRGFEGGQQPLHRRLPKVGFFSRVAKPYSINVDKVKAIAELDEITLENIKSVHKLSKAVTKVKLIGAAAKDLASKIKDENVTTTGK from the coding sequence ATGGCATTAAATAATTTACAACCAGCTGAAGGTAGTACTAAAAACGTAAAAAGAGTTGGTAGAGGTCAAGGTTCAGGAATGGGTAAGACTTCTACTAAAGGTCAAAAAGGTCAAAAATCTAGATCTGGATTTAAAAATAAAAGAGGTTTCGAGGGTGGTCAACAACCATTACACAGAAGACTTCCAAAAGTAGGATTCTTTTCAAGAGTTGCTAAACCTTATTCAATTAACGTTGATAAAGTTAAAGCAATTGCAGAACTAGATGAAATTACTTTAGAAAATATTAAATCTGTTCATAAATTATCTAAAGCAGTTACAAAAGTTAAATTAATTGGAGCGGCTGCTAAAGATTTAGCATCAAAAATTAAAGACGAAAACGTAACAACTACTGGAAAATAA
- the secY gene encoding preprotein translocase subunit SecY, whose protein sequence is MSKDLINKILLTLGFIFLYRLLAYVPVPGVNIDVVKEFFDSNANNALGLVNMFSGNAVSRLSIISLGIMPYITASIIMELLAATFPALGKMKKERDGMQKYMQIIRYTTIVITLIQSIGVSMGLNSLTGQGGENAISIDMNTFIAVSSISMLTGTMLLMWIGEQITQKGIGNGISLIIFAGIVSAIPGAIGGTVDLVNNGQMNFLTVIAILVVIFATVGAIIYVELGERRVPVSYSRKVMMQNQNKRVMNYIPIKVNLSGVIPAIFASAILMFPATVLQGSQNKILVAIADFLSPSSYTFNIIMFLLVVFFAFFYASITFNAKDIADNLKRQGGFIPGVRPGASTSNFLNEVAGRLTLWGSLYLAAISTFPWLLVKAMGVPFYFGGVAVLIVVQVAIDTMRKIEAQQYTSKYETLSAVGL, encoded by the coding sequence ATGAGTAAAGATCTTATAAATAAGATTCTTCTTACTTTAGGATTTATATTCCTTTACCGGTTACTGGCATATGTGCCAGTACCTGGTGTAAATATAGATGTAGTAAAAGAATTCTTTGATTCAAATGCAAATAATGCATTAGGTCTTGTTAACATGTTTAGTGGTAATGCTGTATCACGATTAAGTATTATTTCACTAGGAATTATGCCTTACATTACAGCTTCTATTATTATGGAACTTCTAGCAGCAACTTTCCCAGCACTTGGTAAAATGAAAAAAGAGAGAGATGGGATGCAAAAATATATGCAAATCATCAGATATACTACTATTGTTATTACATTAATTCAATCAATTGGTGTTTCAATGGGATTAAACTCTTTAACTGGTCAAGGTGGAGAAAACGCAATTTCAATTGATATGAATACTTTTATTGCAGTATCTTCAATATCAATGTTGACAGGAACAATGTTATTAATGTGGATTGGTGAACAAATTACTCAAAAAGGTATTGGAAATGGTATTTCTTTAATTATCTTTGCCGGTATTGTTTCAGCTATTCCAGGTGCAATTGGTGGTACAGTTGATTTAGTTAATAATGGACAAATGAACTTTTTAACAGTAATTGCAATATTAGTAGTTATTTTTGCTACTGTTGGTGCAATTATTTATGTGGAATTAGGGGAAAGAAGAGTACCTGTTTCATATTCAAGAAAAGTTATGATGCAAAACCAAAACAAAAGAGTTATGAATTATATTCCTATTAAAGTAAACCTTTCAGGTGTAATTCCAGCTATCTTTGCATCAGCAATTTTGATGTTCCCTGCAACTGTGTTACAAGGAAGTCAAAATAAAATTTTAGTAGCTATTGCGGATTTTTTAAGTCCTAGTAGTTATACATTCAATATTATTATGTTTTTACTAGTAGTATTTTTTGCATTTTTCTATGCAAGTATTACTTTTAATGCAAAAGATATTGCAGACAATTTAAAAAGACAAGGTGGATTTATCCCAGGTGTTAGACCAGGTGCATCTACATCTAACTTCTTAAATGAAGTGGCTGGTAGATTAACTTTATGGGGTTCTTTATATCTTGCAGCAATTTCAACATTTCCATGGTTATTAGTTAAAGCTATGGGTGTTCCATTTTATTTTGGTGGTGTTGCAGTTTTAATCGTTGTTCAAGTTGCTATTGATACAATGAGAAAAATTGAAGCACAACAATATACTAGTAAGTATGAAACGCTAAGTGCAGTTGGTCTATAA
- the map gene encoding type I methionyl aminopeptidase, translating to MAIAIRKPNEIQKLRDANVIVAKTLNYLRENVKPGMTLKDVDIMGENFILEHGARPSFKGLYGFPGAICTSLNEVIIHGIPDDTVLKEGDILGIDIGTELDGWYGDAAITMPIGKISKEDEELIACSKDSLLYAISIIKEGMRFKELSKAIEDFIVARGYQPLVRFCGHGIGKKPHDEPEIPNYLENGSPKSGPKIKNGMVFCIEPMICHEGREPVILENDWDVVSEDGLRGSHYEHTVAVVNGKAEILSTVDNQGEH from the coding sequence ATGGCAATTGCAATTAGAAAACCAAATGAAATACAAAAACTTCGCGACGCTAATGTTATCGTCGCGAAAACTTTGAATTATCTAAGAGAAAATGTTAAGCCAGGTATGACGTTAAAAGATGTTGATATCATGGGTGAAAATTTTATTCTAGAACATGGTGCTAGACCATCTTTCAAAGGACTTTATGGTTTCCCAGGTGCTATTTGTACCTCACTAAATGAAGTTATTATTCATGGTATTCCTGATGATACTGTTTTAAAAGAAGGCGATATTTTAGGTATTGACATTGGAACAGAATTAGATGGATGGTATGGTGATGCTGCTATTACAATGCCAATCGGCAAAATTTCAAAAGAAGATGAAGAACTTATTGCTTGTTCAAAAGATTCATTACTTTATGCAATTAGTATAATTAAAGAAGGTATGAGATTTAAAGAACTTTCAAAAGCAATTGAAGACTTTATTGTAGCAAGAGGTTATCAACCACTTGTAAGATTTTGTGGACATGGTATTGGTAAAAAGCCACATGATGAACCAGAAATTCCAAACTATTTAGAAAATGGAAGTCCAAAATCTGGACCAAAAATAAAAAATGGTATGGTATTTTGTATAGAACCAATGATTTGTCATGAAGGAAGAGAACCAGTTATTTTAGAAAATGATTGGGATGTAGTTTCAGAAGATGGATTAAGAGGTAGTCATTATGAGCACACAGTTGCTGTTGTTAATGGTAAAGCAGAAATTTTAAGTACAGTAGATAATCAGGGAGAACACTAA
- the infA gene encoding translation initiation factor IF-1 — protein sequence MAKDDVIVIDGKVIEALPNAMFRVQLDNGHVVLCHISGKMRMHYIKILPGDTVKVEITPYSLDKGRITHRYK from the coding sequence GTGGCAAAAGATGATGTAATTGTTATTGATGGTAAAGTTATAGAAGCATTACCTAATGCAATGTTTAGAGTGCAATTAGATAATGGACATGTAGTATTATGTCATATTTCAGGTAAGATGAGAATGCATTATATTAAAATTTTACCAGGAGATACTGTGAAAGTAGAAATTACTCCTTATTCATTAGATAAGGGTAGAATTACTCACAGATATAAGTAA
- a CDS encoding GGDEF domain-containing protein, with translation MKDIKKIIKDTIKSLSKDDEVPTPSYYEKEFFKQAKLFNYQFTEQNEFENIFKSLSEEEQLFIRENNITTFYELTFILLKRVKNKDLITFLDHLDYFLIPSIDHKIENRIKILKDELLKEPQKLVKNSTINRLRKFTTERIQRDKVVVQEKAKDVKKVIGLMGKYFDKCILQSDDTTKELTMIKSELEALELSQHSARDLAMIQSKLIDSVYKLENSIEDSQKELFKGQKDCVYLQKQVNKLQKELDEVSQEKDIDFLTGINNRRAFISEIDKIENEYEIFKSKYAIIFYDIDHFKSINDNYGFDCGDTILSTFATILKKLTREEDVICRYTSEKFVSLIHYTQEDEVIAYLKRVQNIISTNKFVHKDIKLKVKFCASLVYRNKYTNYKEAIDYAEALLNKAKHEGRNKIMLDTGFCL, from the coding sequence ATGAAAGATATTAAAAAAATTATAAAAGATACAATCAAAAGCCTTTCTAAAGACGATGAAGTACCTACACCATCGTATTATGAAAAAGAATTCTTCAAACAAGCAAAACTTTTTAATTATCAATTTACTGAACAAAATGAGTTCGAAAATATATTTAAAAGCCTAAGTGAAGAAGAACAACTATTTATAAGAGAAAATAATATAACAACTTTTTATGAACTTACATTTATTCTTTTAAAGCGTGTAAAGAATAAAGATTTGATTACTTTTTTAGACCATTTAGACTATTTTTTAATTCCTTCAATTGACCATAAAATAGAAAATAGAATAAAAATACTAAAAGATGAACTTTTAAAAGAACCTCAAAAACTTGTAAAAAATAGCACTATTAATAGATTAAGAAAATTTACGACTGAAAGAATACAAAGAGATAAAGTTGTAGTACAAGAAAAAGCAAAAGATGTAAAAAAAGTAATTGGATTAATGGGAAAATATTTTGACAAATGTATTTTGCAAAGTGATGATACTACAAAAGAATTAACTATGATTAAATCAGAGCTTGAAGCTTTAGAGTTATCTCAACACTCTGCTCGTGATTTAGCAATGATACAAAGTAAATTAATTGATAGTGTATATAAACTTGAAAATAGTATTGAAGATAGTCAAAAAGAGTTATTTAAAGGTCAAAAAGATTGTGTATATCTTCAAAAACAAGTAAATAAATTACAAAAAGAGCTAGATGAAGTTAGTCAAGAAAAAGATATTGATTTTTTAACTGGTATAAATAATAGACGTGCTTTTATTTCTGAAATTGACAAAATAGAAAATGAGTATGAAATATTTAAATCAAAATATGCAATTATATTTTATGATATTGACCATTTTAAATCAATAAATGATAATTATGGATTTGATTGTGGAGATACAATTCTTTCTACATTTGCTACTATATTAAAAAAACTTACAAGAGAAGAAGATGTAATTTGTAGATATACAAGTGAAAAATTTGTCTCTTTGATTCACTATACACAAGAAGATGAAGTAATAGCTTATTTAAAAAGAGTACAAAATATAATCTCAACAAATAAATTTGTTCATAAAGATATAAAATTAAAAGTGAAATTTTGTGCAAGTTTAGTTTATAGAAATAAATATACAAACTACAAAGAAGCTATTGATTATGCTGAAGCACTATTAAATAAAGCTAAACATGAAGGAAGAAATAAAATCATGTTGGACACTGGTTTTTGCCTGTAA
- a CDS encoding uracil-DNA glycosylase, with protein sequence MTKAVKNKILYQLNFLKSIGYDYHNNIDLGNNDIIDSSLPNNIAELKNIVQNCYLCDLCKTRKNVLFGQGNSEASIMFILDEPSTSEDDIGEFFVGKSGEILKNMVQNVLNLDINDIFITNIVKCRGHESFTTAHANSCNPYLSKQIEIINPMLIVTFGEKAYKYLSNDNSNFEQVRGKVLPYKYYNILPTFSPSFLLRNPSLKKQAYYDMLKIKSIMEIN encoded by the coding sequence ATGACAAAAGCAGTTAAAAATAAAATCTTATATCAATTGAATTTTTTAAAATCTATAGGTTATGACTACCATAATAATATTGATTTAGGAAATAATGATATTATTGATTCTTCTTTGCCTAATAATATAGCTGAATTAAAAAATATTGTACAAAATTGTTATTTATGTGATTTGTGTAAAACTAGAAAAAATGTTCTATTTGGACAAGGAAATAGTGAAGCATCAATTATGTTTATATTAGATGAACCAAGTACAAGTGAAGATGATATAGGTGAGTTTTTTGTTGGTAAAAGTGGTGAAATATTAAAAAATATGGTTCAAAATGTTTTGAATCTTGATATAAATGATATTTTTATTACAAATATCGTAAAGTGCAGGGGACATGAGAGTTTTACAACAGCACATGCAAATAGTTGTAATCCATATTTAAGTAAACAAATAGAGATTATAAATCCTATGTTAATTGTAACTTTTGGTGAGAAAGCTTATAAATATTTATCAAATGATAACAGTAATTTTGAGCAAGTAAGAGGTAAGGTATTACCATATAAGTATTATAATATTTTACCTACATTTTCACCTAGTTTTTTACTTAGAAATCCCTCTTTAAAAAAACAGGCTTATTATGATATGTTAAAAATTAAATCTATAATGGAGATAAATTGA